A region from the Coffea eugenioides isolate CCC68of chromosome 9, Ceug_1.0, whole genome shotgun sequence genome encodes:
- the LOC113782464 gene encoding agamous-like MADS-box protein AGL23, which produces MEENAVILNKRNFGGRRKIQIKKIEKKKNLLVSFSKRRAGLFRKAEEYSKKSGAQVAILVQSPGGRFFTFGGPDSASVDSILDQYLAGMMPSSSSSASCKNGTVVDDQGKSKPVEIEENTMEE; this is translated from the coding sequence ATGGAGGAGAACGCCGTAATACTGAATAAAAGAAACTTCGGTGGTCGAAGAAAGattcaaatcaagaaaattgagaagaagaagaacttgCTAGTCTCGTTTTCTAAACGTCGTGCAGGCTTGTTCAGGAAAGCTGAGGAATACAGCAAAAAATCTGGGGCTCAAGTTGCTATCCTTGTCCAATCTCCAGGTGGTAGATTCTTTACCTTCGGTGGTCCTGACTCTGCTTCGGTAGACTCCATTCTTGACCAGTATCTTGCTGGCATGATGCCTTCATCTTCAAGTTCTGCTTCTTGTAAGAATGGTACTGTTGTTGATGATCAGGGAAAGAGTAAGCCTGTGGAGATTGAAGAAAATACTATGGAAGAATAG